From the Candidatus Polarisedimenticolia bacterium genome, one window contains:
- the xerC gene encoding tyrosine recombinase XerC: MERAIRAYLKHLHLDQNSSPETIRAYASDLGEFDAFAGRELGGGDADPRRVDRLLIRGFLGDLHERGIKKSTVARKLAALRSFFRYLKRRGKVKDNPAEAVSTPRQERRLPRQLSVGEMSHLLDMPDGSMPLGARDRAILELLYASGLRVSELTALEFDDLDLGEGMVRVLGKGRKERLVPVGSQAVKAIRGYLKRRAELEPRPGSGKDALFLNFRGTRLNVRSVRRILNHALESAAITRKVSPHTLRHSFATHLLDAGADLRSIQELLGHASLSTTQKYTHVSTERLLKAYGKAHRRA; the protein is encoded by the coding sequence ATGGAGCGCGCCATCCGCGCCTACCTGAAACATCTGCACCTCGATCAGAACAGCTCGCCCGAGACGATCCGTGCCTACGCGTCGGATCTCGGCGAGTTCGACGCCTTCGCGGGGCGCGAGCTCGGAGGAGGCGATGCCGATCCGCGGCGTGTCGACCGACTCCTGATCCGCGGGTTCCTGGGAGATCTGCACGAGCGCGGCATCAAGAAATCCACCGTGGCGCGCAAGCTCGCGGCGCTGCGCTCCTTCTTCCGCTACCTGAAGCGGCGCGGCAAGGTCAAGGACAATCCGGCCGAGGCGGTGTCGACGCCGCGGCAGGAGCGTCGCCTGCCCAGGCAGCTCAGCGTCGGGGAGATGAGCCACCTGCTGGATATGCCCGACGGATCGATGCCGCTCGGGGCGCGCGATCGCGCCATCCTGGAGCTGCTCTACGCCTCCGGACTGCGCGTCTCCGAGCTGACCGCGCTCGAGTTCGACGATCTCGACCTGGGCGAGGGGATGGTGCGGGTGCTGGGCAAGGGACGGAAGGAGCGCCTGGTGCCGGTCGGCTCCCAGGCGGTCAAGGCGATCCGCGGATACCTGAAGCGCCGGGCGGAGCTGGAGCCGCGCCCCGGCTCGGGGAAGGACGCGCTGTTCCTGAATTTTCGCGGCACCCGGCTCAACGTCCGGAGCGTGCGGCGCATCCTGAATCATGCCCTGGAGTCGGCGGCCATCACCCGCAAGGTCTCGCCGCACACCTTGCGGCATTCCTTCGCCACGCACCTGCTGGATGCCGGCGCCGACCTGCGCTCCATCCAGGAGCTGCTGGGCCATGCGTCGCTGTCCACCACACAGAAATACACCCACGTCTCGACCGAACGGCTCCTGAAGGCCTATGGCAAAGCCCACCGTCGCGCCTGA